A window of Apium graveolens cultivar Ventura chromosome 8, ASM990537v1, whole genome shotgun sequence contains these coding sequences:
- the LOC141678328 gene encoding uncharacterized protein LOC141678328 isoform X1, which translates to MAFNWVACAKLTLLILLIAAIIFACFTLPVKEILKDFLVWVEDDLGCWGPLALAVAYIPLTILAVPAAVLSLGGGYLFGLLVGFCADSIGATVGASVAFILGRTIARSFVISKSKNYPQFQAVSLAIEKSGFKIVLLLRLVPFFPFSMVNYLLSVTPVPLGQYVLASWLGMMPMTLALVYIGTTLKDISDVTDGESSENHWTFLIFGVVLSVVITICVTKVAKSALDKALAESDVDCEASEEDSSKAGSQVSLQQPILVKVDSSVNFTVDSTRGGT; encoded by the exons ATGGCGTTTAATTGGGTGGCTTGTGCTAAATTAACCCTTTTGATCCTCCTTATTGCCGCCATTATATTCGCTTGTTTCACTCTCCCTGTTAAAGAG ATTTTGAAGGACTTCCTAGTATGGGTAGAGGACGATTTAGGCTGTTGGGGTCCTCTAGCATT GGCCGTTGCCTACATCCCTTTAACAATTTTAGCAGTTCCAGCAGCAGTACTTAGT CTAGGTGGTGGTTATCTTTTCGGATTGCTTGTGGGTTTTTGTGCTGATTCTATCGGTGCCACTGTTGGGGCATCTGTGGCGTTCATCCTTGGAAGAACA ATTGCAAGATCATTCGTCATTTCCAAGTCAAAGAATTATCCGCAGTTCCAAGCAGTTTCACTTGCCATCGAGAAATCTGGATTTAAG ATTGTCTTGCTTCTCCGGCTTGTTCCTTTTTTCCCATTTAGCATGGTGAATTACCTCTTATCAGTGACACCGGTTCCATTAGGGCAGTATGTGCTTGCTTCGTGGCTGGGAATGATG CCAATGACTCTAGCTCTAGTGTATATTGGAACAACTCTGAAGGATATATCTGATGTAACTGATGGAGAGTCCTCAGAAAATCACTGG ACATTCCTTATTTTTGGCGTTGTATTGTCTG TGGTTATAACGATATGCGTTACTAAAGTTGCCAAGTCTGCACTGGATAAAGCTCTAGCCGAATCAGATGTAGATTGTGAAGCCTCAGAAGAAGACTCCTCTAAAGCTGGCTCTCAAGTAAGTCTGCAGCAGCCGATACTAGTTAAAGTAGATTCCTCAGTGAACTTTACCGTAGACTCCACCAGAGGAGGTACATGA
- the LOC141678328 gene encoding uncharacterized protein LOC141678328 isoform X2 encodes MAFNWVACAKLTLLILLIAAIIFACFTLPVKEILKDFLVWVEDDLGCWGPLALAVAYIPLTILAVPAAVLSLGGGYLFGLLVGFCADSIGATVGASVAFILGRTIARSFVISKSKNYPQFQAVSLAIEKSGFKIVLLLRLVPFFPFSMVNYLLSVTPVPLGQYVLASWLGMMPMTLALVYIGTTLKDISDVTDGESSENHWWL; translated from the exons ATGGCGTTTAATTGGGTGGCTTGTGCTAAATTAACCCTTTTGATCCTCCTTATTGCCGCCATTATATTCGCTTGTTTCACTCTCCCTGTTAAAGAG ATTTTGAAGGACTTCCTAGTATGGGTAGAGGACGATTTAGGCTGTTGGGGTCCTCTAGCATT GGCCGTTGCCTACATCCCTTTAACAATTTTAGCAGTTCCAGCAGCAGTACTTAGT CTAGGTGGTGGTTATCTTTTCGGATTGCTTGTGGGTTTTTGTGCTGATTCTATCGGTGCCACTGTTGGGGCATCTGTGGCGTTCATCCTTGGAAGAACA ATTGCAAGATCATTCGTCATTTCCAAGTCAAAGAATTATCCGCAGTTCCAAGCAGTTTCACTTGCCATCGAGAAATCTGGATTTAAG ATTGTCTTGCTTCTCCGGCTTGTTCCTTTTTTCCCATTTAGCATGGTGAATTACCTCTTATCAGTGACACCGGTTCCATTAGGGCAGTATGTGCTTGCTTCGTGGCTGGGAATGATG CCAATGACTCTAGCTCTAGTGTATATTGGAACAACTCTGAAGGATATATCTGATGTAACTGATGGAGAGTCCTCAGAAAATCACTGG TGGTTATAA
- the LOC141677554 gene encoding uncharacterized protein LOC141677554 — protein sequence MNSSKDYSWIFRSNPMIHWSFKVLICTVLLGILIVWGIDGWDVSSFHTNFVDVRLSSNSTNQDFLLIHDNASTNHVALSYNSTFVENLTQKIESLDPNGGDVNQTDRNIDSVSRLPDVAQVSETKADIPGVSRSPDAAQVNQTKENVTSVSRSPGITQVIPPNVTQHKFDVSDDGSLQGVPDSGYLEWLSAELEPNYTTNLLANWLAPGGEACRDSETVNIVIPGLDGNDQIELSTGKIHEFVFQAVDEEGKPRCLGGDYFETDISGELWKSRPPVQDLGNGTYKFSLQVHSDFSGKYEFTVILLFRHYQGLKFSPERFSYDKVLRKVPINIVKSSGKLPEIKQCQKSDLSRNLWSGRWTRHAKNDNCNISNDGRYRCQKPNFPCKEPWCYGSLGSLESNGWTYSTHCSFKLYSSEAAWNCLNKRWIFFWGDSNHCDTIRNILKFILNVDFEVVPRRFDMNITNPNNPMQTVRITSIFNGNHNASGNYQGLNSLYNIPYRELLKQYFSQETVPDTVIMNSGLHDGVFWPNIRRFNKGAEDAAAFWAELLEGVKQRKLMTPEVIFRSTIATGGYARRLAFNPSKMEAFNGVLLEKLRQHNIVTSVIDDFDLTYPWHFDNRCNDGVHYGRAPAKLRWRDGQIGHQYFVDLMLCHVLLNALCEN from the coding sequence ATGAACTCTTCAAAGGATTATTCATGGATTTTCAGGTCTAATCCTATGATTCATTGGTCTTTTAAGGTACTTATATGTACTGTTTTACTTGGGATACTTATTGTTTGGGGGATTGATGGGTGGGATGTTAGTAGTTTTCATACAAATTTTGTTGATGTTAGGCTAAGTAGTAATAGTACAAATCAAGATTTTTTACTGATTCATGATAATGCAAGTACAAATCATGTTGCTTTGTCATATAATTCCACTTTTGTGGAAAATTTGACACAAAAAATTGAAAGTCTTGACCCTAATGGTGGTGATGTAAACCAAACTGACCGAAACATAGACAGTGTATCCCGCTTGCCTGATGTTGCTCAAGTAAGCGAAACGAAAGCAGACATACCCGGTGTATCTCGCTCACCTGATGCTGCTCAGGTAAACCAAACGAAAGAAAATGTAACCAGTGTATCTCGCTCGCCTGGTATTACTCAAGTAATACCGCCTAATGTTACACAACACAAGTTTGATGTTAGTGATGATGGTAGTCTTCAAGGTGTTCCAGATTCAGGGTACTTGGAGTGGCTTTCAGCTGAATTAGAACCAAATTATACTACAAATCTCTTAGCTAATTGGTTGGCACCAGGTGGTGAGGCATGTAGGGATTCTGAAACTGTAAATATTGTGATTCCGGGTTTGGATGGTAATGACCAAATTGAGTTATCTACCGGTAAGATCCATGAATTTGTTTTTCAAGCAGTGGATGAGGAGGGAAAACCTCGATGTTTGGGTGGGGATTATTTCGAAACAGATATTTCTGGAGAGTTATGGAAATCGAGGCCTCCGGTTCAAGATTTAGGAAATGGCACCTACAAATTTTCTCTTCAAGTCCATTCAGATTTTTCTGGAAAATATGAGTTTACTGTCATTTTGTTGTTTCGACATTACCAGGGTTTGAAATTCTCCCCTGAGAGGTTTTCATATGATAAAGTACTTCGTAAAGTCCCAATTAATATTGTCAAGTCTTCTGGTAAATTACCAGAAATAAAACAGTGCCAAAAGTCTGATCTTAGTAGGAATCTTTGGTCTGGTCGATGGACTCGACATGCCAAGAATGATAACTGCAATATTAGTAATGATGGTCGATATAGGTGTCAAAAACCAAACTTTCCATGTAAAGAACCATGGTGTTATGGTTCTTTGGGTTCGTTAGAGAGTAATGGTTGGACGTACTCAACTCATTGTTCTTTTAAACTATACTCGAGTGAAGCTGCTTGGAATTGTTTGAACAAGCGCTGGATTTTCTTTTGGGGTGATTCAAATCACTGTGATACGATACGGAACATTTTAAAGTTTATCCTGAATGTGGACTTTGAAGTTGTCCCAAGAAGATTTGACATGAACATCACCAATCCAAACAATCCAATGCAAACAGTTCGCATTACTAGCATTTTCAATGGGAATCATAACGCGAGTGGTAATTATCAGGGCTTGAATTCATTGTATAATATTCCGTACAGAGAATTGTTGAAGCAATATTTCTCCCAAGAAACTGTTCCAGACACTGTGATCATGAATTCAGGTTTACACGATGGAGTATTTTGGCCTAATATTAGGAGGTTCAATAAGGGAGCTGAGGATGCAGCAGCTTTCTGGGCCGAATTGTTGGAAGGGGTCAAGCAGCGGAAACTGATGACCCCAGAGGTTATATTTAGGAGCACAATTGCCACAGGAGGTTATGCACGAAGATTGGCCTTTAATCCTAGCAAAATGGAGGCATTTAATGGGGTTCTTTTGGAGAAACTGCGGCAACACAACATTGTCACTTCAGTGATTGATGACTTTGATTTGACATATCCTTGGCATTTTGATAACCGGTGCAATGACGGGGTGCACTATGGCCGTGCTCCAGCAAAATTGCGGTGGCGTGATGGTCAAATAGGACACCAGTATTTCGTTGATCTCATGCTGTGTCATGTGCTGCTCAATGCCTTGTGTGAAAATTAG